One Danio rerio strain Tuebingen ecotype United States chromosome 9, GRCz12tu, whole genome shotgun sequence genomic region harbors:
- the fkbp7 gene encoding peptidyl-prolyl cis-trans isomerase FKBP7 precursor encodes MFLRFLFYFCLILSLQALYPFITIIRANETNEDVKIEVTFLPENCSQKAKRGDMLNAHYDGFLAKDGSQFYCSRTTEKGHPHWFVLGVGNIIKGLDVALQDMCPGEKRKVTIPPSLAYGEKGNGPVPPNATVIFEVELLHISRGPRSIEAFKEMDVDNNKELTKEEIKEYLKMEAKKLQTHKDESYFDDVVADVFLKNDHDADGTLSLKEYNIYNHDEL; translated from the exons ATGTTCCtgcgctttttattttatttttgcttgattttgtctTTACAAGCGCTCTATCCCTTCATCACAATAATTCGtgcaaatgaaacaaatgaagatgTCAAAATTGAGGTTACGTTTCTGCCAGAAAACTGCAGCCAGAAAGCCAAAAGAGGAGACATGCTTAACGCGCATTATGATGGATTTCTGGCAAAAGACGGATCTCAGTTCTATTGCag tCGAACGACAGAGAAGGGTCACCCACACTGGTTTGTGTTAGGCGTAGGAAACATTATTAAAGGTCTCGATGTGGCGCTCCAAGACATGTGTCCAGGCGAGAAGAGAAAAGTTACAATTCCTCCTTCTCTGGCGTACGGCGAGAAGGGAAACG GTCCTGTTCCTCCAAATGCAACAGTGATCTTTGAGGTGGAGCTGTTGCACATAAGCAGAGGACCACGCAGCATAGAAGCCTTCAAGGAAATGGATGTTGACAACAACAAGGAACTGACAAAAGAAGAG ATTAAAGAGTACCTGAAAATGGAAGCCAAGAAATTGCAGACCCACAAAGATGAATCCTATTTTGATGATGTTGTGGCAGATGTGTTTCTTAAAAATGATCACGATGCTGATGGGACCTTATCACTAAAGGAATACAATATTTACAACCATGATGAACTGTAA